One Stigmatopora argus isolate UIUO_Sarg chromosome 20, RoL_Sarg_1.0, whole genome shotgun sequence genomic region harbors:
- the lrp10 gene encoding low-density lipoprotein receptor-related protein 10: MAHIHNILIFFFAACCRWRLALGLEHCGRSVQVSDSDVGEIQSSAYHTYSYRFGPTYDCWLIRGSVGQPIVLSFSQFSARCRKEWLSVKSSASDTPLVLCGSKLPPPMEFSGGNITVVHHFLPHLYPVSSFRLNYARDGNSGECPLNTFQCLGGRCLPLAWRCNGQVECLGEGDQVGTDEENCGADGTTTANAERNGVGDFDDPDPVAKRLDDQKSPSEATKAPAVTAAPVEWACGGLLRTFYGTFSPPAPRGAPLHCVWTLDPEDPRPLRLDLQQLVLGRGDTLTVSDRARGNGDVIKVITSASNFKSVQVESRTGLLSLTYATLAGSDGSGFNATFRVGSYCPPWEGRCGGSPGGCFTREQRCDGKWDCPETGEDEQGCRGCGRDRFACGVPGQRPAASGRFAGRPVCYPSSERCNYQLYCPDGGDERDCTNCQPGTFHCDSDRCVFESWRCDGQVDCKDGTDEVNCTVTLPRKVITAATVGSLVCGLLLVIAMGCTCKLYSLRTREYSMFAPFNRHEAALIQQQAPPSYGQLIAQGAIPPVEDFPTESPNEASPLSLRGILQLLRQDAVASPHRRRRPRFVRRAVRRMRRWGLIPRQTSRPPQETDAGRRPPDGAPAEPARVARPAVSSSPPEAGHRPASRKPTPSPQAPPPASASPPPPYAPPGSAAPPAPPAATARATVPPAVPSLASIFQALSLNLPSFRASPSSSRGHSTPLSASPSSSSSSSDDDVLLIPLSDDTPSDDDVPLLT, translated from the exons ATGGCGCACATCCACAACatcctcatttttttctttgctg CATGCTGTCGGTGGCGCCTGGCTCTTGGTTTGG AACACTGCGGACGTTCCGTTCAAGTGTCGGACAGCGACGTGGGCGAGATCCAGAGTTCTGCCTACCATACTTACTCCTACCGTTTTGGTCCCACGTATGACTGCTGGCTCATCAGAGGTTCGGTGGGACAGCCGATCGTCCTCAG CTTCTCGCAATTTTCAGCTCGATGCAGGAAGGAGTGGCTCTCCGTCAAATCGTCGGCCAGCGACACGCCGCTCGTCCTGTGCGGTTCCAAATTGCCGCCCCCCATGGAATTCTCGGGGGGAAATATCACGGTGGTCCACCACTTCTTGCCGCATCTGTACCCGGTGTCGTCGTTTCGCTTGAATTACGCCAGag ACGGCAACTCGGGCGAATGCCCGCTGAACACGTTCCAGTGCCTGGGGGGTCGTTGCCTGCCCCTGGCTTGGCGTTGCAACGGCCAGGTGGAGTGTCTCGGGGAAGGCGACCAAGTCGGCACGGACGAGGAGAACTGCGGCGCCGACGGGACGACCACGGCCAACGCCGAGAGGAACGGCGTCGGGGACTTTGACGATCCGGATCCCGTCGCCAAAAGGCTCGACGATCAAAAGTCCCCGTCGGAGGCGACGAAGGCGCCCGCGGTCACGGCCGCTCCCGTGGAGTGGGCCTGCGGGGGGCTGCTCCGCACCTTCTACGGGACTTTCTCTCCCCCGGCTCCTCGGGGCGCTCCTTTGCACTGCGTTTGGACCCTGGACCCCGAAGACCCTCGTCCCTTGAGGCTGGACCTGCAGCAGCTGGTGCTCGGCCGCGGGGACACGCTCACGGTCAGCGACAGAGCGCGGGGCAACGGCGACGTCATTAAAGTG ATCACCAGCGCCTCCAATTTTAAATCGGTGCAAGTGGAGTCCCGCACCGGCCTGCTGTCTCTGACGTACGCCACGCTCGCCGGCTCGGACGGGAGCGGCTTCAACGCCACTTTCCGCGTGGGAAGCTACTGCCCGCCCTGGGAGGGGCGCTGCGGCGGCTCCCCGGGCGGCTGCTTCACCCGGGAGCAGCGCTGCGACGGCAAGTGGGATTGCCCCGAGACCGGCGAGGACGAGCAGGGCTGTCGGGGCTGCGGCCGGGACCGCTTCGCCTGCGGCGTCCCGGGCCAGAGGCCGGCGGCGTCCGGTCGCTTCGCCGGACGCCCCGTGTGCTACCCCTCCAGCGAGCGCTGCAACTACCAATTGTATTGCCCCGACGGGGGCGACGAGAGGGACTGCACCAATTGCCAGCCCGGAACCTTCCACTGCGACAGCGACAG GTGCGTGTTTGAGAGCTGGCGCTGCGACGGCCAGGTGGACTGCAAGGACGGCACGGACGAAGTCAACTGCACCGTCACCCTGCCTCGCAAGGTCATCACGGCGGCGACGGTGGGCAGCCTCGTCTGCGGGCTGCTGCTGGTCATCGCCATGGGCTGCACCTGCAAGCTGTACTCGCTCCGGACCAGGGAGTACAG CATGTTCGCCCCGTTCAACCGACACGAGGCGGCGCTGATTCAGCAGCAGGCGCCGCCCTCTTACGGTCAGCTGATCGCGCAAGGCGCCATCCCCCCGGTCGAGGACTTCCCCACGGAAAGCCCCAATGAG GCTTCGCCCTTATCCCTGAGGGGAATTCTCCAGCTCCTTCGCCAGGACGCCGTGGCTTCCCCGCACCGGAGACGCAGGCCCCGCTTCGTCCGCCGCGCCGTCCGCCGCATGCGGAGGTGGGGCCTGATCCCCAGGCAGACCTCCCGGCCCCCCCAGGAGACCGACGCCGGCCGGCGGCCTCCCGACGGCGCCCCCGCGGAGCCGGCGCGCGTCGCCCGGCCCGCCGTCTCCTCGTCTCCCCCGGAAGCCGGACACCGGCCCGCCTCCCGAAAACCGACCCCTTCCCCTCAGGCTCCGCCGCCGGCGTCGGCTTCCCCGCCGCCTCCGTACGCGCCGCCGGGGTCGGCGGCGCCACCGGCCCCGCCCGCGGCGACGGCGCGGGCGACCGTCCCGCCCGCCGTCCCCTCTCTAGCCTCCATCTTCCAGGCGCTGAGCCTGAATCTGCCCTCGTTCAGAGCGTCGCCGTCGTCCTCGCGAGGCCACTCGACGCCCCTCTCGGCCtccccctcgtcgtcgtcgtcttcctcGGACGACGACGTGCTGCTCATCCCCCTCTCCGACGACACCCCCTCGGACGACGACGTGCCCCTGCTCACTTGA
- the mmp14a gene encoding matrix metalloproteinase-14a, with protein MVALSLIALVCALRCFSVTADVLRAEAWLQQYGYLPPGDVRAQAMRSPRTIEAAIAGMQRFYGLTVTGSVDADTLRAMSRPRCGVPDKFGPALKSNLRRKRYAVQGLKWDKSEVTFSIQNYTPKIGEDATYRAIRQAFKVWERAVPLTFREIPYGHIRGKVDKYADIMLSFAEGFHGDSTPFDGEGGFLAHAYFPGHGIGGDTHFDLAEPWTAGNVDQGGNDVFLVAVHELGHALGLEHSNDPSAIMAPFYQWMDTEDFQLPDDDRRGIQAIYGTKTGAPPPPPRPTKPSRPGRPENGPHICEGHFDTIAILRGEQFVFKGDWFWRVRNNRVLPGYPMTIGHFWKGLPSHIDAAYERDDGKFVFFKGDKYWVFSESTMEKDSPKSLKDMGSGLPKDKMDAALFYTPTGQTYFFRGSKYYRFNPRTRTVDAGYPKPISTWSGAPDNVKAAIMSEDGSYTYFYKANKYWKFNNQYMKVESGYPKSVLSDWMGCEGDEPRKGREEVIILEVDEAQGGVGPVAVAIPLLLLILVVITLGALLFFRKYGTPRRLLYCQRSLLDKV; from the exons ATGGTGGCGCTCTCGCTCATCGCTTTGGTCTGCGCCCTCCGCTGCTTTTCCGTGACCGCGGACGTGTTAAGGGCAGAG GCGTGGCTCCAGCAATATGGCTACCTGCCCCCCGGCGACGTCAGGGCGCAGGCCATGCGTTCGCCGCGGACCATCGAGGCGGCCATCGCCGGCATGCAGCGCTTCTACGGATTGACCGTCACCGGATCCGTAGACGCCGACACTTTGCG GGCCATGAGCCGTCCGCGGTGCGGCGTTCCGGACAAATTCGGGCCGGCGCTCAAAAGCAACCTGAGGAGGAAGCGCTACGCGGTGCAGGGACTCAAGTGGGACAAGTCCGAGGTGACTTTCAG CATTCAGAACTACACGCCGAAAATCGGCGAGGACGCCACCTACCGAGCCATCCGCCAGGCCTTCAAAGTGTGGGAACGCGCCGTCCCCCTGACCTTCAGGGAGATCCCGTACGGTCACATCCGGGGCAAGGTGGACAAGTACGCGGACATCATGCTGTCCTTCGCCGAGGGCTTCCACGGCGACAGCACGCCGTTCGACGGCGAGGGCGGCTTCCTGGCTCACGCCTACTTCCCGGGTCACGGGATCGGCGGAGACACCCACTTTGACCTGGCCGAGCCTTGGACCGCCGGGAACGTGGACCAGGGCG GCAACGACGTTTTCCTGGTAGCGGTCCACGAGTTGGGTCACGCTTTGGGCCTGGAGCACTCCAACGACCCGTCGGCCATCATGGCCCCCTTCTACCAGTGGATGGACACGGAAGACTTCCAGCTTCCGGACGACGACCGCAGAGGAATCCAAGCCATTTACG GGACCAAGACGGGAGCGCCTCCCCCTCCACCCAGACCCACCAAGCCCTCCCGTCCCGGCAGGCCGGAAAACGGTCCCCATATCTGCGAGGGACACTTTGACACCATCGCCATTCTCAGAGGAGAGCAATTTGTCTTCAAG GGCGACTGGTTTTGGCGTGTGCGCAACAACCGGGTGCTCCCGGGCTACCCCATGACCATCGGGCACTTCTGGAAAGGTCTCCCCTCCCACATCGACGCCGCGTACGAGCGAGACGACGGCAAATTCGTCTTCTTTAAGG GCGACAAGTACTGGGTCTTCAGCGAGTCCACTATGGAGAAGGACTCCCCGAAGAGCCTGAAAGACATGGGGAGCGGCCTGCCCAAAGACAAAATGGACGCGGCGCTCTTCTACACCCCCACGGGGCAGACCTACTTCTTCAGAGGCAGCAA GTACTACCGTTTCAACCCGAGGACCCGCACCGTCGACGCCGGTTACCCCAAGCCCATCAGCACCTGGAGCGGTGCCCCGGACAACGTCAAGGCCGCCATCATGAGCGAGGACGGAT CCTACACGTACTTCTACAAGGCCAACAAGTACTGGAAGTTCAACAACCAGTACATGAAGGTGGAGTCGGGGTACCCCAAGTCCGTGCTGAGCGACTGGATGGGCTGCGAGGGCGACGAGCCCAGGAAGGGGCGCGAAGAGGTGATCATCCTGGAGGTGGACGAGGCTCAGGGCGGCGTGGGACCGGTCGCCGTGGCCATCCCGCTTCTCCTCTTGATCCTAGTGGTCATCACCCTCGGGGCGCTGCTCTTCTTCAGGAAGTACGGCACGCCCCGCCGCCTCCTCTACTGCCAGAGATCGCTTTTGGACAAGGTCTAG
- the ajuba gene encoding LIM domain-containing protein ajuba produces MDRPISKLLEKLKLTDSGSAKLNSSKKKQDPAGDVADDGDAGPVQQSPVQVEEQTALAVAAHPSSALAPLRRRSPQQRASCYLGEGLDSHLRRESSGPDCDSAGHEASLNRRRYSLELQQLVRRQQLLSQPPPPYPVAPGYGSAARGPVDAAYLSEPERHKRLSLQEALFYKRLSAGSEMWESHRPASLSHPPQRPADGFFYPPGPALSPRSSFSLQESVAVSPRSSFASSTASGVGGGGGGGGGGGSPMGSRCSSNRTSGISLGYDSRFSNPPQRQSPSSQTGPVYGKTPVEAWTQYLDMRQCAHDTRHSYPPALGSPAAASYPAGPEWWDGARGKEGGGAAGEKCRHSDLPGTRYQEELTRLLLRDAALQGGGGLLEGLMLKEQSSAPQAGPPQEDPGPPAGREPAENRQEFFGTCIKCGKGVYGADNACQALDSLYHTRCFTCVSCGRALRNKDFYNVNGSVYCKEDYMFSGFQAAAEKCSMCGHLILEQILQALGNSYHPGCFRCVVCSKALDGVPFTVDQHSNIYCVADYNKTFAPKCAACLQPILPTEGSEEILRVVSMNKDYHFECYHCEECGKQLSDKPGSQCFPLDSHLFCHPCHVTRVCGGGGQN; encoded by the exons ATGGATCGGCCCATAAGCAAGTTGCTGGAGAAGCTGAAGCTCACGGACTCGGGCAGCGCCAAGCTCAACAGCTCCAAGAAAAAGCAGGACCCGGCCGGGGACGTCGCCGATGATGGCGACGCCGGCCCGGTCCAGCAGTCGCCCGTCCAAGTTGAGGAACAGACGGCGTTGGCGGTGGCGGCCCATCCGTCTTCCGCTCTGGCGCCGTTGAGGCGGCGCTCTCCCCAGCAGAGGGCCTCGTGCTACCTGGGCGAAGGCCTGGACTCCCACCTGAGGCGAGAGTCGTCGGGGCCGGACTGCGACTCGGCGGGACACGAGGCGTCCCTGAACCGGCGCCGTTACTCCCTGGAGCTCCAGCAGCTGGTACGCAGGCAGCAGCTCTTGTcccagccgccgccgccgtaccCCGTGGCCCCGGGTTACGGCTCGGCGGCCCGGGGCCCGGTCGACGCGGCCTACCTGTCGGAACCGGAGAGGCACAAGCGCCTGTCGCTGCAGGAGGCCCTGTTCTACAAACGCCTGAGCGCCGGGAGCGAAATGTGGGAGAGCCACAGGCCGGCGTCCCTGTCGCACCCGCCGCAACGGCCGGCAGACGGCTTCTTCTACCCGCCGGGGCCCGCCCTGAGCCCCCGCTCGTCCTTCAGCCTCCAGGAGTCGGTGGCGGTCAGCCCCCGGTCCAGCTTCGCCTCCAGCACGGCCAGCGGCgtgggcggcggcggtggcggcggcggaggggGCGGGAGCCCCATGGGCAGCCGCTGCAGCAGCAACCGGACCAGCGGGATCAGCCTGGGCTACGACTCGCGTTTCTCCAACCCGCCCCAGCGGCAGTCGCCGTCCTCGCAGACGGGGCCCGTTTACGGGAAGACCCCCGTGGAGGCCTGGACTCAGTACCTGGACATGCGGCAGTGCGCCCACGACACCCGCCACTCCTACCCGCCCGCCTTGGGGAGCCCGGCCGCCGCCTCCTACCCGGCGGGTCCGGAGTGGTGGGACGGCGCCAGGGGCAAGGAAGGGGGCGGCGCGGCGGGCGAGAAGTGCCGCCACTCGGACCTGCCGGGCACGCGCTACCAGGAAGAGCTGACCCGACTCCTCCTGAGGGACGCGGCGCTCCAGGGCGGTGGGGGGCTCCTGGAGGGCCTGATGCTCAAAGAACAGTCTTCGGCGCCCCAAGCCGGACCGCCGCAGGAGGATCCGGGGCCCCCCGCCGGACGAGAACCGGCGGAGAACCGGCAGGAGTTTTTCG GAACCTGCATCAAGTGCGGTAAAGGCGTGTACGGCGCCGACAACGCCTGCCAGGCCCTGGACAGCCTCTACCACACGCGATGCTTCACCTGCGTGTCCTGCG GGCGCGCTTTGAGGAATAAGGACTTCTACAACGTCAACGGCTCGGTCTACTGCAAAGAAGATTACATG TTTTCGGGATTCCAGGCCGCGGCGGAAAAGTGCAGCATGTGTGGACATCTCATTCTCGAACAG ATCCTGCAAGCCCTGGGAAACTCGTACCACCCCGGCTGCTTCCGCTGCGTGGTATGCTCCAAGGCCTTGGACGGCGTCCCCTTTACGGTGGACCAGCACAGCAACATCTACTGTGTGGCCGACTACAACAA GACTTTTGCCCCCAAGTGCGCGGCCTGCTTGCAGCCCATTTTGCCCACCGAG GGCAGCGAGGAGATCCTCAGGGTGGTGTCCATGAATAAGGACTACCATTTTGAGTGCTACCACTGCGAG GAGTGCGGCAAGCAGCTCTCCGATAAGCCCGGCTCGCAGTGCTTCCCGCTGGACTCTCATCTGTTCTGCCACCCGTGTCACGTGACCCGAGTGTGCGGCGGCGGAGGCCAGAACTGA
- the mrpl52 gene encoding large ribosomal subunit protein mL52, with amino-acid sequence MAAPIRMLCFSALKCSSRRLSTTQVAQAGEKWRLEHSLARSGTEYGPMTDLPDWSYADGRPAPPAKGMLRRQREREELARRIVMLDSEVDKGLEMWQGKREEARRIEEHRKSLLLKPKGHLIKKKTKKKNQEEQPGI; translated from the exons ATGGCGGCCCCCATAAGGATGCTGTGTTTCTCCG cgTTAAAGTGCTCGAGCCGGAGGTTAAGCACCACACAGGTAGCTCAAGCTGGAGAAAAATGGAGACTGGA GCATTCACTTGCACGTAGCGGCACAGAATATGGACCGATGACAGATCTGCCCGATTGGTCTTATGCAG atggtAGACCAGCACCTCCAGCAAAAGGCATGTTGAGAAGACAGAGGGAGAGGGAAGAATTAGCT AGGCGCATCGTGATGCTGGACTCTGAGGTGGACAAAGGCTTGGAGATGTGGCAAGGAAAACGAGAAGAAGCCCGACGAATCGAGGAGCACAGAAAGTCTTTGCTGCTCAAACCTAAAGGCCACTTGAtcaagaagaagacgaagaagaagaaccaGGAGGAACAGCCTGGGATATAA